The proteins below are encoded in one region of Peromyscus eremicus chromosome 10, PerEre_H2_v1, whole genome shotgun sequence:
- the Nkx6-1 gene encoding homeobox protein Nkx-6.1 → MLAVGAMEGPRQSAFLLSSPPLAALHSMAEMKTPLYPAAYPPLPAGPPSSSSSSSSSSPSPPLGAHNPGGLKPPAAGGLSSLSSPPPQLSAATPHGINDILSRPSMPVASGAALPSASPSGSSSSSSSSSSSASATSASAAAAAAAAAAAAAASSPAGLLAGLPRFSSLSPPPPPPGLYFSPSAAAVAAVGRYPKPLAELPGRTPIFWPGVMQSPPWRDARLACTPHQGSILLDKDGKRKHTRPTFSGQQIFALEKTFEQTKYLAGPERARLAYSLGMTESQVKVWFQNRRTKWRKKHAAEMATAKKKQDSETERLKGTSENEEDDDDYNKPLDPNSDDEKITQLLKKHKSSSGGLLLHASEAEGSS, encoded by the exons ATGTTAGCTGTGGGGGCGATGGAGGGCCCCCGGCAGAGCGCGTTCCTGCTCAGCAGCCCGCCCCTGGCCGCCCTGCACAGCATGGCCGAGATGAAGACCCCGCTGTACCCCGCCGCCTACCCCCCGCTGCCCGCCGggcccccctcttcctcctcgtcctcctcgtcctcgtcGCCCTCCCCGCCTTTGGGCGCCCACAATCCAGGCGGCTTGAAGCCCCCGGCCGCGGGGGGCCTCTCGTCCCTGAGCAGCCCCCCGCCGCAGCTCTCGGCCGCCACCCCGCACGGCATCAACGACATCCTGAGCCGGCCCTCCATGCCGGTGGCCTCGGGGGCCGCCCTCCCTTCCGCCTCGCCCTCGgggtcctcttcctcctcctcctcctcctcctcgtccgcCTCCGCCACCTCGGCCtctgcggccgccgccgccgccgctgcagccgccgccgccgccgcctcgtcGCCCGCGGGGCTGCTGGCCGGCCTGCCTCGCTTCAGCAGCCTgagcccgccgccgccgccgcccgggcTCTACTTCAGCCCCAGCGCCGCGGCCGTGGCCGCCGTGGGCCGGTACCCCAAGCCCCTGGCCGAGCTGCCCGGCCGGACGCCCATCTTCTGGCCCGGGGTGATGCAGAGCCCGCCGTGGAGGGACGCACGCCTGGCCTGTACGCCCC ATCAGGGATCCATTTTGTTGGACAAAGATGGGAAGAGAAAACACACCAGACCCACGTTCTCTGGCCAACAGATCTTCGCCCTAGAGAAGACATTTGAACAAACGAAATACTTGGCGGGGCCAGAGAGAGCTCGCTTGGCCTATTCTTTGGGGATGACGGAAAGTCAGGTCAAG GTCTGGTTCCAGAACCGCCGGACCAAGTGGAGGAAGAAACACGCGGCTGAGATGGCCACGGCCAAGAAGAAGCAGGACTCGGAGACCGAGCGGCTCAAGGGGACTTCGGAGAACGAGGAGGACGACGACGACTACAACAAGCCTCTGGACCCGAACTCCGACGACGAGAAAATCACGCAGCTGCTGAAAAAGCACAAGTCGAGCAGCGGCGGCCTCCTGCTGCACGCCTCGGAGGCCGAGGGCTCGTCCTGA